CGGGAAATGTAATAGATTGGACTGGCGCATATTTTCAAGGTGATATTTATGAAAGCAGGGCTTGCATTGACTTGGAGAAGGATACCTGAAAGATACATGCTCAAGGGAAACTGTTGCACAAATTGCAAAACCAACTATTTTCCCCCAAGGAAAATCTGCTCAAAGTGCAGGAGGCTTGGAAAAATAGAGCCAAGGCAGTTTGTGGGCAGGGGAAAGATTTACAGCTTTACCGAAGTGAGCGCTCCGCCAGTTGGTTTTGAGCTTGAGGTGCCTTATGTGCTTGCCCTCATTGAGCTTGAGGAAGGGCCCCTTGTCACATCCCAGATAGTGGACTGCAAGGCATCTGATGTGAGAATAGGCATGCCTGTTGAGATGGTTTTTAGGAAAATCCAGGAGGACGGCGAGGAAGGGCTGATACATTACGGCTACAAGTTCCGGCTTTCAAGGAAGTAAAATAAAAGTCAGGTGCCATTTCCTGCTTCGCTTATGGCAGTGCTGAATGCCATAAGGTTTTCAGACCACGATTGGGCAAGCTGGCAAGTCAAAGCAACTGATTCGGATTTTTCTTTGCCTTGTTTTTTATCAAAATCTTTTCCATCTATTCGCATGCCGGTTGAGGGCAGGATGCCGCGAAGCTTTGAGATGACACCGTGAAAGCCGTCTTTGTCATCCTGGGGATATGACAATGGATTGCCGTAAATGTCCA
The DNA window shown above is from Candidatus Parvarchaeota archaeon and carries:
- a CDS encoding Zn-ribbon domain-containing OB-fold protein; translation: MKAGLALTWRRIPERYMLKGNCCTNCKTNYFPPRKICSKCRRLGKIEPRQFVGRGKIYSFTEVSAPPVGFELEVPYVLALIELEEGPLVTSQIVDCKASDVRIGMPVEMVFRKIQEDGEEGLIHYGYKFRLSRK